Part of the Lates calcarifer isolate ASB-BC8 unplaced genomic scaffold, TLL_Latcal_v3 _unitig_1738_quiver_2660, whole genome shotgun sequence genome is shown below.
GATATTGTCAAAAGACTGAGCCCTGAAGCTACTCCTGAAATCTACCTTCAGCTGCCGGATGCAGCCTTTGGAACCGTCGAGGACGGCGAAGAGCTTTTCGCCCAGTTTATGAATGCTCTTCAGGATCCTGGTGAAAAGGCCTCTACTTACCTCTGTCGTCTTCAAGCTGCCCTGAATCTTGCTgttagaagaggaggagctgctgctagAGAAGCAGACAGGCACATTCTCAAGCAGTTTTGCCGCGGATGTTGGGACAACACTTTACTCTCTGACCTCAacctggaagaaaagaaaagttggcCCCCAGCATTTTCAGAGCTCCTGTTGTTAATCCGCACTGAAGAGGATAGACAAGCAGCTAAAGCCACACGTATGAAGAAGCACATTGGCTCACACCGGCAGCGGGCTATGGCAAGTTCTCAGAGTGCATGCGCCTGCAGTCAACATGCAGTGTTCCAGCCTGAGTCTGACCCATTGACAAAGCTTAAACAGCAGGTGGCGTCACTGCAGAGCCAACTCGCCACGCTGATGTCTAAGAAGGCCAAAAAGTCCCCGAAACCCAAGGTGAGCTCTGAACATCACCCAAGCAGACCGGCAGCATCTAAACTTGATCCTAGAGCACCAAGCTGGAAACCTACCAACTCAAAGACAAGCACCCACCCGAGACCTTGCTATTGTTTCAAGTGCGGCGAGGATGGTCACATCTCCTCAGCTTGCAGTAACAGTCCAAACCCCACTCTCGTCAATGAAAAGAGAGATCAGTTGAGAGAAAAGCAGCGCCTCTGGGAGGCTAAGGGACACGCACCTGAACATAAGGATTTTTAGATGGAGTCTCCAGTTGCAGGGAAAACTGAGGCTGGAGCGGTTCATCAACGCCCTGCTAAAATAAAAGCGATGCCAAGCCCAGGTTCGGTGCTGGCCTTGAACCAGTCCAACGTCAGAAAACACCCCTTCAGAGTCCCGCAAAAGCTGATTGGCATGAAAAGCACAGGTCAAGTCACAATTCACGGCAAACAGTTCAAATTGTCTCCTTGAAACCGGTTCGCAAGTAACCACAGTCACCAAGTCCTTTTACAATGAACATTTACCTGACCAACAGATTGAACCACTCTACAACCCTCTGGAAGTTGAAGGGGCCAATGGTCAACTTGTGCCCTACATCGGTTTATGTTGAAGTCGCCATCACCTTCCCAAAGCCAGTTCCTCGGAGCTGAATATGAAGTCCCAACGTTGGCTCTGGTAGTTCTGGACAGTGGCACCTCAGGGTACCAGATACTGATTGGTACAAACACACTCAATGTAGTGTATGGTATGTGTAGAGAG
Proteins encoded:
- the LOC108890340 gene encoding zinc finger CCHC domain-containing protein 18-like, which translates into the protein MSNLQKSWKIFESLLSPAADIVKRLSPEATPEIYLQLPDAAFGTVEDGEELFAQFMNALQDPGEKASTYLCRLQAALNLAVRRGGAAAREADRHILKQFCRGCWDNTLLSDLNLEEKKSWPPAFSELLLLIRTEEDRQAAKATRMKKHIGSHRQRAMASSQSACACSQHAVFQPESDPLTKLKQQVASLQSQLATLMSKKAKKSPKPKVSSEHHPSRPAASKLDPRAPSWKPTNSKTSTHPRPCYCFKCGEDGHISSACSNSPNPTLVNEKRDQLREKQRLWEAKGHAPEHKDF